The genomic window AACGTCTGATATAAGGCATCGATCGACGTGTTGCCAGTGACCAGTATTCGCTCTTTAGGATGATTTTCTTTCCAAAGATTTTCTTGGCTTTGTTCCGTCGGAGCGAATAAAAAGTCAGACAACTGGTCGATCAAGCGTCGATTCATTTCTTCTGGAAATGGGTCTTGCTTATCGCCAGTGCGTAGTCCAGCTTCCACATGGCCAATCAAAATCTGCTGATAAAAAGCCGCAAGCGCCGCTGCTAATGCCGTCGTTGTATCTCCATGTACTAACACGAGATCCGGACGTTCTTCTTGAAAAACAGCTTCTAATTTTTCCAAGATGCGACTCGTCATACTAGACAATGTCTGATTTTCACGCATGATCGCTAAATTGTGATCGGACACTAGCTGAAAAGCTGCCATGGTTTGATCCAGCATTTCCCGATGCTGTCCTGTGACGAGCACCTTGGAAAGAAAACGGGGATCTTTCTCTAATGCTTTGATTACCGGTGCCATTTTGATTGCCTCTGGTCGAGTGCCAAAGATTGATAATACCTTTATTTTCTTCATAATGCTCCTCTTGTGTTGTTTTTTTGTAACAAAGAAAATTGCTTTTTATAAATCTCATGCCATTTGGCTAAATAAGGTTGTAGTGCATAGTCTTCTGCAATCGTACTTCTAGCTGATCGACTCAACTGTAAACGATGGTCTTCATCTTGTAACAGTTTTCTCAATCCCTCAAGCATTGCTTGTGTATCTCCCGCGTCCACTAAATAACCATTTCTATCCTGTTCGATCAATTCAGGGATGCCGCCTACTTTTGTAGTTATGTTTGGGATACCGGCTGCCATCGTTTCTAAAATCGCCATCGGTAAGCCCTCATGGTAAGAAGGCAAGAAGTGTAGCACGGTTTGTTGAAACAAAGATGGCAATTCTTCTTTTGCGACCCAGCCATTCAAAGATACATTATGGATGTTTTCGCTTTTGATTTGTTGAGCGACTTCTTCGTTTTCTTCATCGCCATATAGCATGAAGTGTAT from Enterococcus sp. DIV1094 includes these protein-coding regions:
- the wecB gene encoding non-hydrolyzing UDP-N-acetylglucosamine 2-epimerase, whose product is MKKIKVLSIFGTRPEAIKMAPVIKALEKDPRFLSKVLVTGQHREMLDQTMAAFQLVSDHNLAIMRENQTLSSMTSRILEKLEAVFQEERPDLVLVHGDTTTALAAALAAFYQQILIGHVEAGLRTGDKQDPFPEEMNRRLIDQLSDFLFAPTEQSQENLWKENHPKERILVTGNTSIDALYQTLEERKTSLLKHEEKNILLVTMHRRENIGSPMENVFRALKRIAVEYPELNVVFPVHKNPKVREIAQQYLEEQTNIQLIEPLDTPEFYQLLSKSYLILTDSGGIQEEAPSLGVPVLIARETTERPEGVSAGTLKLVGTEEEQVYAKITHLLTDQQAYQEMAQAKNPYGDGQASSRIIEQLKSYFN